The following DNA comes from Arthrobacter sp. SLBN-83.
CTCGACTATCAGCGGCGGTACATCCCCAAACAACTGGCTGCGGATGCCCTGCAATACGGCGCTGAGGTGGTCTCGCTGATCTGGGTGGTGGGGCAGATCATCGCCCGCGCAGCCCCCGTGGGCCAGTTCCTGTACGTCCAGCAGATCGTCAGCCGGGCGCTGTCCACGGCCAACAACCTGGTCTCGTCCCTGAGCTCCATCGACGAGGATCTCGCCAACCTGAAGGACTACGAGCTCTTCATGGCGCTGCCGATGCATAGCGAACACGCGCCTCCGCTGCTGGAGGCGCCCAAGGAGGTGGAGCTGAGGGACATCCGCTTCACGTACACAGGCAGCGACATTCAGGTGATCAAGGGCATCAGCCTCACCATCCGCCAGGGCCAGCACATTGCCATCGTGGGGGAGAACGGGGCCGGGAAGTCCACCCTGATCCGCATCCTGGCCGGCCTCTACCGCCCCGACTCAGGACAGGTACTGCTCGACGGCGTGGATCTCGCCGCCGTCGACGTGACCTCCTGGCACCGGCACCTGGCAGTGCTCAGCCAGGAGTTCCTCAAGTACGAATTCGCCACGGCAGCCGAGAACATCTACTTCGGCGACGTGGAGAGTCCCCGCGATGATGACCGCATCCGCAGGGCCGCAGCCGATGCCGAAGCACTTGACTTCATTAACAAGCTGCCAAGCGGCCTGGACAACCACGTCAGCAACTGGATGGAGGACCCCCGCGGACGCAAGGGCAGCGGCCTGTCCGGCGGCCAGTGGCAGCGCCTGGCGATGGCAAGGAACTTCTACAGGGATGCGTCCTTCATGGTCATGGACGAGCCCACCTCCGCCATCGATGCACTCGCCGAGCACCGGATCTTCACGCGTCTCTTTGCGGACCGCAGCAGCACCATCATCGCCATCAGCCACCGGCTCGCCACGATCGAGAAGGCGGACGTGGTGTACATGCTGGAGGACGGCCAAATTGTGGAGCAGGGGACTCATAAGGAACTGGTGGCCCGGCGCGGCCGGTACTTCCGCATGTTCGAGTCCCAGCTTTCCGTGGAGGAACCTGAAGAAGTCTGACGCAGGTTACCGAAGCGAGTTTGCCGCGACAGGCGGTTCTATTCGTCGTTGGAGGCGCCGATAATGGTCGTGCGCACGCGGGCGATGCTGGGGCGGGGAGGCACACTGCTGAAGCCGAATGTCACCGGCGGCCGAATCGGCGCCAGTTCGCCGGCGTCGGCACCATTCCAGCGGACGACGGCGGACGTCACGTGGTGCAGGTCCGTCACCCCGTAGAACTCCGTCCTTCCGCTGCCCGCAGTACCGTAGGTACGGGCGCCGGGTGCCGCCAGGGCGGCGAAGGGATTGACCGCGGCGAGCCAGCGGGGATGGACGGCAAGGCGCCGGGGCACTGCCCGCAGCGCCGAACCCAGGAAAGTCCTTGCACCGCTGATGGCCCCAATGGCCAGCAGGCCGGCGTCGACCGTCAACGTGTGCTCGGTGAGCGAGGCAGCAACGTCCAGCACCCGCACTTCATCGAAGGCGTAGGTGGCGGCAATGAAGCCGGCCACCTCGGATGTCGGCGCGAGCAGAAGGCGATGCCCGGAAGGCTGCTGCACCATGACATCCGAAAAGGACCCGAAGGGGGAGTCCTGCCAGATCCCGACGACGGCGCGCAGCCCGGATGTAGTGCCAATCCCGGCGATATGCCCATCAAACGTCCAGCGGCTGCCCATCACGCCACTGTATCCAACCCGAGCAAGCGGCTGGGCAGCCGTAATGCGCCACTGGGATAACCTAGAGCAGTGACTTATGAGATCGAGATCGGCCGTGGCAAGCGTGGGCGTCGTGCCTACTCCCTGGATGACATTGCAATCGTCCCCAACCGTCGCACCCGCGACCCCAAGGACGTCTCCGTCTCCTGGCAGATCGACGCCTACCAGTTCGACATGCCGGTGATCGCCGCTCCGATGGACTCCGCCATGTCCCCGCAGACCGCCATCGCGCTGGGCAAGCTGGGCGGTCTCGGCGTGCTGGACCTGGAAGGCCTGTGGACCCGGTACGAGGATCCTCAGTCGGTCCTCGATGAGATTGCGGCGCTGGAGGACGAGACCAACAGCCCCGCCGTCACCGGTCGGATGCAGGAGCTGTACCAGGCACCCATCCAGCCTGAACTGATCACCTCGCGCCTGGCCGAGATCCGCGAAGCCGGCGTTACCGTGGCCGGCTCCCTGACCCCGCAGCGCACCCAGGAGCACTACAAGACGGTCCTGGCTGCCGGCGTCGACATCTTCGTCATCCGCGGCACCACGGTGTCCGCCGAGCACGTCTCCAAGGACCACGAGCCGCTCAACCTCAAGCAGTTCATCTACGAACTCGACGTCCCGGTGATCGTGGGCGGTGCGGCCGGCTACACTCCGGCGCTGCACCTCATGCGCACCGGCGCTGCCGGCGTGCTGGTGGGCTTCGGCGGCGGCGCAACCACCACCACGCGGCGCGCCCTGGGCATCCATTCGCCCATGGCCTCCGCCATCTCCGACGTCGCGGCCGCCCGCCGCGACTACATGGACGAGTCCGGTGGCCGCTACGTGCACGTCATTGCCGACGGCGGCATGGGCACCTCGGGCGACATCGTCAAGGCAATCGCCATGGGCGCGGACGCCGTCATGCTGGGCAGTGCCCTGGCCAGGGCAGAAGAAGCACCGGGCAAGGGCTGGCACTGGGGCCAGGAAGCCCACCACACCGAACTGCCGCGCGGGGACCGCGCCAACGTCGGCACCGTGGGTCCGCTGGAGGAAGTCCTTTTCGGACCGGGCCACCACACCAACGGCACGTCCAACCTCATCGGGGCGCTGCGGCGCTCCATGGCGACCACCGGCTACTCGGACCTGAAGGAATTCCAGCGGGTCGACGTCGTCGTATCTCCCTACGAAGGAAACTAACGCACAGGTCAGGGCCGGGTGGGCACCACCCGGCCCTGCCCAAAGCACGCCACTTGCAAGTAGTGTGGGTTTACTACCGGCACTAGAGGCACTGGAGGCGTTCAATGAAGAGTGTTCCTGCAAACGGCGGGGTCCTTGGCCCGGAAGCCAGGGAAGCATCCATCCAGCGGCTACGCGCTACCACCGAACCCGGCCAGGAACTGGACATCCTGATTGTTGGCGGCGGCATCGTTGGCGCCGGAGCAGCGCTGGACGCTGTGACACGTGGGCTGAGCGTGGGCATCGTCGAGGCAAGCGACTGGGCCGCCGGTACCTCCTCAAGGTCATCGAAACTCATCCACGGCGGCCTGCGCTACCTGGAAATGCTGGACTTCGCCCTGGTCAAGGAAGCCCTGCAGGAACGCGGGCTGCTGCTCTCCGAGATCGCCCCGCACCTGGCGCGCCCGGTGCCTTTCCTCTATCCGCTCACCAAGCCGTTCATCGAGCGCCCTTACGTCGGGGCCGGCATCGCCCTCTATGACGTGATGTCCATCTCCAGCGGACACAGCCGTGGCGTCCCCTTCCATAAGCACCTAAGCAAACGCGGCACCCTGCGCGCCGCCCCCAGCCTTAAGGACGACGCGTTTGTCGGGTCCATCCGCTACTACGACGGCCAGGTGGATGACGCGAAGTACGTGGCTAACCTGGTCCGCACGGCCGCCTATTACGGCGCCCATGCCGTGAACCAGATGAAGGTGGTGGACTTCCTCCGCGAAGGCGAACGCGTGGTGGGTGCAAAGGTGGAGAACCGCGAGGACGGGACCCAGTTCAGCGTCCGCGCCAAGCAGGTCATCAACGCCACCGGTGTGTGGACCGACGAAACCCAAGCCATGGTGACGGACCGGGGCCAGTTGAAGGTCCGTGCCTCCAAAGGCATCCACCTGGTGGTTCCCCGCGACCGCTTCCAGTCCACCGTGGGCCTGATCCTGCGTACAGAGAAGTCGGTGCTGTTCGTTATTCCGTGGGGGCGGCACTGGATCATCGGCACCACCGATACCGACTGGCACCTGGACAAGGCGCACCCGGCTGCGTCCAGCAAGGACATCGACTACGTGCTGGAACACGTCAACCAGGTACTGAAACGGCCGCTGACCAGGGAAGACGTCGAAGGGGTCTACGCGGGGCTGCGGCCGCTGCTTGCCGGCGAAAACGACTCCACCGCCAAGCTCTCCCGTGAACACGTGGTTGCCCACCCGGTTCCCGGCCTGGTGGTGGTGGCCGGGGGCAAGTGGACCACCTACCGGGTCATGGCCAAGGACGCGGTCGATGAGGCCACCCGCACCATGGACGAGCGGGTGCCGCCCAGCTGCACCGAAACCATCCCGCTGCTGGGCGCCAGCGGTTTCCGGGCGGCCTGGAACCGCCGGAACCGGACCGCCGAGGAATCCGGGGTGCACGTGGCGCGGATCGAGCACCTGCTCAACCGTTACGGGTCAATGACCCCCGAGGTCCTGGAAATCATCGAACAGAACCCCGAAATGGCTGAGCCCATCCCGGGCGCCGATGACTACCTTCAGGCCGAGGCCGTGTACGCCGCCACGCACGAAGGTGCCCGCCACGTGCAGGACGTCCTGACCCGGCGGACCCGGATCTCCATCGAGGCGTGGGACCGCGGCGTGTCCGCCGCCCCCGTTGTCGCTAAACTGATGGGTGACGTCCTTGGCTGGAGCGAGGCGCAGCGCGAAAACGAAGTCCGCCACTACCTTGCCCGCGTGGAAGCGGAACGCCTTAGCCAGCAACAGCCGGACGACGAATCCGCAGACGCCGCCCGCCTGGGCGCGGAAGACATCGTGCCCTTGCGTTGAGGGGCCGCTAGCCCCACTGCTGACCGAAGGGATACGCCTTGGCGGAACCACTGGACCCGTATGACGCCCACCTGACCACCGCCGACATGGTGATCCTGGAAATGGAGGCGAAGGACAAGACCGACGCCACCAACCAACTGGCAGAGCGGCTGTACGCCGCCGGGCGGATCTCGGATCTTGACGGGTTCCTGAAGAACGTAAACGCCCGGGAGCACCAGCTGGCCACGGGGCTCCCGGGCGGCATCGGGTTGCCGCATGCGAGGAGCGAGTTCGTCTCCCAAACGTCGATCGCGGTGGGAATCGCCAAGTACGGCCACGCTCTGGACTTTGGCGCCGCCGACGGTCCCGCCACGGTCATCCTGCTGATTGCCACGCCGGCCAGCTCCTTCTCGGACCACCTGGAGGTGCTGGCTACCTTGGCCCGGTCGCTCTCCAAGGAGTCATTCCGGGAGTCGCTGCGGCGGGCCTACGACGCGGAAGTGATCGCCGAGCTCATCAATTCCAGCCTGGTGTTCTTCGACCACTAGGCACGTAAGGGATGGGCCGTCCCGTTTCCGGTCCGGATGCCCTGGCGTTTAGTTGTTCTACAGAAGTACGAAGTACGGTTAAGACGTGTGGAAAACAGCCCTTAAGCCCCGATGGATCGCAGGCTTTATCTTTGCGATCATTCTCTCCGGGGTCTTCGTGCTGCTGAGCCAGTGGCAGTTCGGCCGCTCCACCCAACCCGAAGTGCCGGTCAACCCCGCATCCGAACAGGTGCAACCGCTCACAAGCACCCTGCAGCCGGGCGAGTTCTTCCATGGAAGCGTCGCAGACCAGATGGTCACCGCGCAGGGAACGTACAGCCCCGACAAGCAGGTCCTGGTTCCTGGCAGGCTCCACGACGGCAAGAGCGGCTACTGGGTAGTGTCCGCTTTCGCCGTCAACGGCGCTCCCGCGCTGACCGGAGCAGGCGCATCTCCCCAGACCTGGATCCCGGTGGCACGCGGGTGGGTGGCCCAACCCGGTGACGCGGCAGCACCGCCGTCGGGCGTCGTTGAACTCACCGGGCGCCTCCTGCCATCGGAGGCCCCCGTGGCAGGGAAGGCGCCGAAGCCGGGGGAGGCCTCGGCTGTTTCAGTCGCCGAGCTCATCAACTACTGGGATGTGAGCAGCTACCCGGGCTTCGTGTCTGCCACCGCAGAAGTGGTGGGCGGCCAGGACCTCAGCGCCTCAGCCGTCCCTGGAAAACTCCTGCCCCTGAACATCGGGCCGCAGCCCCCTGAACAGCACATCAACTGGCTGAACCTGTTCTATTCCATCGAATGGGTCGTCTTCGCCGGCTTCGCCTTCTTCATCTGGTGGCGGCTGGTCAAGGACGACTACCACCGCGACCTCGAGGAGGCCCTCGAGGACGGCGATGAGGCCCCCGCAGGCGGGCTCCACGAAACACCGCCTCTCCCACACGGGCCTGAACAGCAGCACCCTGACCAGCACCAGCAGAAGGTACAGCCATGATTGATCCGAAACCCGCCACTCCGTCCCCGCAGGCATCCGGCGGCAAGACTTCCGGCAGGAAACGCCGCTTCGGCGGTACTGAGGCGCAGATCCGGTCCGCCCTGAAGTTCTACAAAGTTATGGCCTACCTGACCGGCACCATGTTGCTCCTGCTCTGCGCCGAACTCGTGGTGCGGTACGGCTTCGGGCAGTACCTGTTCGCGGGCGGCACCAACGCCGTAACCGGCCAGCCCTTCGGCTTCGGATTCGCCGATGCCGAGCCGGCCGGGGTGATCAACGGTGTCAACGTCTCCGTCACGGTGCTGATCGTGCACGGCTGGATGTACGTGGTGTACCTGATCTCCAATTTCCGTCTGTGGTCCCTCATGCGCTGGCCGTTCCTGAAACTGGTCCTGCTGGCACTCGGCGGCGTCGTGCCGTTCCTGTCCTTCATTGTCGAGAAGAAGTTCCACGCCGAGGTGGAGGCCGAGCTGGCCGCCAACCCGCAGGCTCCCCAGCGCTACTGACCCCCAGCACAGTGGGCCGCGCACAGCCAGCCCGCCGGCCGCCGTCGGACGTTTGCTCCGTCACAGCGCGGCCTCCCAAGATGCGCCGGTGCAACGGCGCCAAGTAGGCTATTACGGTGACTACTCCCACTGCATCCCAGACTTCCCAGAAGCCGGTGCTGGTTGTTGATTACGGTGCCCAGTACGCGCAGCTGATTGCCCGCCGCGTCAGGGAAGCGAATGTGTATTCGGAAGTGGTTCCGCATACTTACTCCACCGAGCAGCTCCTGGCCAAGAACCCCGCCGCCATCATCCTGTCCGGCGGCCCCTCCAGCGTTTATGCCGACGGCGCCCCGAGCGTAGGTGCCGACCTCTTCGAAGCCGGCGTTCCCGTCTTTGGCATCTGCTACGGGTTCCAGGCCATGGCCAACGCGCTGGGCGGCAAGGTGGACAAGACCGGCCTGCGGGAGTACGGATCCACCGAGACCACCATCCTGGGCGAGGGACGGTCCGTGCTGGAAGGCATGCCCCAGCACCAGAAGACCTGGATGAGCCACGGCGATTCCGTGCACGCGGCGCCCGAGGGCTTCGAGGTCCTGGCCACGACGGCGGGCGCGGAAGTGGCTGCCTTCGCCAACGAGGAAAAGGGCCTCTTCGGTGTGCAGTGGCACCCGGAGGTCAAGCATTCCGCGTACGGCCAGCAGGTGCTCGAGAACTTCCTGTTCAACTGCGCCAAGATTGAGCCCAACTGGACCACGGGGAACATCCTGGAAGAACAGGTGGAGCGGATCCGCCAGCAGATCGGCGATGCCCAGGTAATCTGCGGGCTTTCCGGCGGTGTGGATTCCGCAGTGGCTGCTGCCCTGGTCCAGCGGGCTGTGGGCGATCAGCTCACCTGCGTGTTCGTGGACCACGGACTGCTGCGCGAGGGCGAAGCGGAACAGGTGGAACGTGACTTCGTGGCCGCCACCGGCGTCAAGCTGTACGTGGCCAACGAGCAGGAACGTTTCCTCTCGGCGCTGGCTGGGGTCAGCGATCCGGAAACCAAGCGCAAGATCATCGGCCGCGAGTTCATCCGCGCCTTCGAAGAAGCCGAGCTGGCCATCATTGCCGAGGCGGCCGCGCACGGTGAGAAGATCAAGTTCCTGGTCCAGGGAACCCTGTACCCGGACGTCGTCGAATCCGGCGGCGGCGAAGGTGCCGCGAACATCAAGAGCCACCACAACGTGGGCGGCCTTCCCGAGGACCTGCAGTTCGAGCTCGTTGAGCCGCTGCGTGCCTTGTTCAAGGACGAGGTCCGCGCTGTCGGCGCCCAGTTGGGCCTGCCGCAGGAAATCGTTGGCCGCCAGCCGTTCCCCGGCCCCGGCCTGGGCATCCGGATTGTCGGTGATATCACCAAGGAGCGG
Coding sequences within:
- a CDS encoding ABC transporter ATP-binding protein, whose protein sequence is MSQPRHPAELTPKRDPQKRLALRPYAKAVAQVLRVSFRASPGAVIMKVLGSLISAVLPLVTTYFASLTTSALAAAYAGDGGAGRRAIVYVVVTAALGLFWGAFNSVDRYIQQLMSFKVGAIVGDQMYERFLALEFWRYDDKETVDLYDRAKRFSDSYARVLDRIAAIFTQLVSVILAIGALLLVSWWIAVIVLVAIVPSVYLQFKLSREQIAHWNTQVDSRRQRRMIETNLLRPQHIAEMRLYGIVGFLMDLRSRLRDADERRRLDYQRRYIPKQLAADALQYGAEVVSLIWVVGQIIARAAPVGQFLYVQQIVSRALSTANNLVSSLSSIDEDLANLKDYELFMALPMHSEHAPPLLEAPKEVELRDIRFTYTGSDIQVIKGISLTIRQGQHIAIVGENGAGKSTLIRILAGLYRPDSGQVLLDGVDLAAVDVTSWHRHLAVLSQEFLKYEFATAAENIYFGDVESPRDDDRIRRAAADAEALDFINKLPSGLDNHVSNWMEDPRGRKGSGLSGGQWQRLAMARNFYRDASFMVMDEPTSAIDALAEHRIFTRLFADRSSTIIAISHRLATIEKADVVYMLEDGQIVEQGTHKELVARRGRYFRMFESQLSVEEPEEV
- a CDS encoding GuaB3 family IMP dehydrogenase-related protein, translated to MTYEIEIGRGKRGRRAYSLDDIAIVPNRRTRDPKDVSVSWQIDAYQFDMPVIAAPMDSAMSPQTAIALGKLGGLGVLDLEGLWTRYEDPQSVLDEIAALEDETNSPAVTGRMQELYQAPIQPELITSRLAEIREAGVTVAGSLTPQRTQEHYKTVLAAGVDIFVIRGTTVSAEHVSKDHEPLNLKQFIYELDVPVIVGGAAGYTPALHLMRTGAAGVLVGFGGGATTTTRRALGIHSPMASAISDVAAARRDYMDESGGRYVHVIADGGMGTSGDIVKAIAMGADAVMLGSALARAEEAPGKGWHWGQEAHHTELPRGDRANVGTVGPLEEVLFGPGHHTNGTSNLIGALRRSMATTGYSDLKEFQRVDVVVSPYEGN
- a CDS encoding glycerol-3-phosphate dehydrogenase/oxidase, producing MKSVPANGGVLGPEAREASIQRLRATTEPGQELDILIVGGGIVGAGAALDAVTRGLSVGIVEASDWAAGTSSRSSKLIHGGLRYLEMLDFALVKEALQERGLLLSEIAPHLARPVPFLYPLTKPFIERPYVGAGIALYDVMSISSGHSRGVPFHKHLSKRGTLRAAPSLKDDAFVGSIRYYDGQVDDAKYVANLVRTAAYYGAHAVNQMKVVDFLREGERVVGAKVENREDGTQFSVRAKQVINATGVWTDETQAMVTDRGQLKVRASKGIHLVVPRDRFQSTVGLILRTEKSVLFVIPWGRHWIIGTTDTDWHLDKAHPAASSKDIDYVLEHVNQVLKRPLTREDVEGVYAGLRPLLAGENDSTAKLSREHVVAHPVPGLVVVAGGKWTTYRVMAKDAVDEATRTMDERVPPSCTETIPLLGASGFRAAWNRRNRTAEESGVHVARIEHLLNRYGSMTPEVLEIIEQNPEMAEPIPGADDYLQAEAVYAATHEGARHVQDVLTRRTRISIEAWDRGVSAAPVVAKLMGDVLGWSEAQRENEVRHYLARVEAERLSQQQPDDESADAARLGAEDIVPLR
- a CDS encoding PTS sugar transporter subunit IIA codes for the protein MAEPLDPYDAHLTTADMVILEMEAKDKTDATNQLAERLYAAGRISDLDGFLKNVNAREHQLATGLPGGIGLPHARSEFVSQTSIAVGIAKYGHALDFGAADGPATVILLIATPASSFSDHLEVLATLARSLSKESFRESLRRAYDAEVIAELINSSLVFFDH
- a CDS encoding SURF1 family protein — protein: MWKTALKPRWIAGFIFAIILSGVFVLLSQWQFGRSTQPEVPVNPASEQVQPLTSTLQPGEFFHGSVADQMVTAQGTYSPDKQVLVPGRLHDGKSGYWVVSAFAVNGAPALTGAGASPQTWIPVARGWVAQPGDAAAPPSGVVELTGRLLPSEAPVAGKAPKPGEASAVSVAELINYWDVSSYPGFVSATAEVVGGQDLSASAVPGKLLPLNIGPQPPEQHINWLNLFYSIEWVVFAGFAFFIWWRLVKDDYHRDLEEALEDGDEAPAGGLHETPPLPHGPEQQHPDQHQQKVQP
- a CDS encoding DUF3817 domain-containing protein, with protein sequence MIDPKPATPSPQASGGKTSGRKRRFGGTEAQIRSALKFYKVMAYLTGTMLLLLCAELVVRYGFGQYLFAGGTNAVTGQPFGFGFADAEPAGVINGVNVSVTVLIVHGWMYVVYLISNFRLWSLMRWPFLKLVLLALGGVVPFLSFIVEKKFHAEVEAELAANPQAPQRY
- the guaA gene encoding glutamine-hydrolyzing GMP synthase → MTTPTASQTSQKPVLVVDYGAQYAQLIARRVREANVYSEVVPHTYSTEQLLAKNPAAIILSGGPSSVYADGAPSVGADLFEAGVPVFGICYGFQAMANALGGKVDKTGLREYGSTETTILGEGRSVLEGMPQHQKTWMSHGDSVHAAPEGFEVLATTAGAEVAAFANEEKGLFGVQWHPEVKHSAYGQQVLENFLFNCAKIEPNWTTGNILEEQVERIRQQIGDAQVICGLSGGVDSAVAAALVQRAVGDQLTCVFVDHGLLREGEAEQVERDFVAATGVKLYVANEQERFLSALAGVSDPETKRKIIGREFIRAFEEAELAIIAEAAAHGEKIKFLVQGTLYPDVVESGGGEGAANIKSHHNVGGLPEDLQFELVEPLRALFKDEVRAVGAQLGLPQEIVGRQPFPGPGLGIRIVGDITKERLDLLRKADAIARAELTTAGLDNEVWQMPVVLLADVRSVGVMGDGRTYGHPIVLRPVSSEDAMTADWSRLPYDLLARISNRITNEVDGVNRVVLDVTSKPPGTIEWE